In a genomic window of Paraburkholderia phenazinium:
- a CDS encoding ExbD/TolR family protein, whose product MQVQDDDKPYDDINITPMLDLAYVLLIIFIIMTTASVQGIKVDLPKASSSTSLAKPQTKAITVSDSGQIFLDAYPVSMAELEDRLRTQKALTPEFPIVLKGDSTVAYQKVMDVLDLLRRLDLSQVGLVTGKAPQGG is encoded by the coding sequence ATGCAAGTTCAGGACGACGACAAGCCCTATGACGACATCAACATCACGCCGATGCTCGACCTGGCGTATGTACTGCTGATCATTTTCATCATCATGACCACCGCCTCGGTGCAGGGTATCAAGGTCGATCTGCCGAAAGCGAGTTCCTCGACGAGCCTCGCCAAACCGCAGACGAAGGCGATCACCGTGTCCGACTCGGGGCAGATTTTCCTCGATGCGTATCCCGTGTCGATGGCGGAACTGGAGGACCGGCTGCGTACGCAGAAGGCCCTCACGCCCGAGTTTCCGATTGTCCTGAAGGGCGATTCGACCGTTGCGTACCAGAAGGTCATGGACGTGCTGGATCTGTTGCGCCGGCTCGATCTGTCGCAGGTCGGCCTCGTCACCGGCAAGGCGCCGCAAGGCGGCTAG
- a CDS encoding ShlB/FhaC/HecB family hemolysin secretion/activation protein — protein sequence MTPKMYGEASNRRRCLAGVVLAGSVTLAGTAHAQSNAAPAPAATPASTGTSGTASGAGNQLGRFDVNEYIVRGNSTLPSLDIEKAVYPFEGPDRTLDDVNAARDALQKVYQDRGYQSVVVELPRQQVKDGVIVLQVVEAKVGRVRVEGAQYTSPQAIRDAVPALAEGKVPDFTDAQQQLTDLNKSPDHQVVPVLKPGSLPQTVDVDLKVDDQNPAHGSLELNNDQSPDTSVLRTVASLSYSNLWQLGHVVSGSFLLAPQHPRDAEVYSFSYLAPLQGTHWSFLGTVFHSNSDVASLGGTNVLGKGTSFGFTAMYALPSTDTYTQSVSVELDHKHFDENDTIAGTTSTAPLTYVPVTLGYTGQLNRKNSQTTFSASITTDIRGVGSDADAFDNKRYNATADFIYGKFDVNHTQDLPDDVQLHGHVSAQFANSPLVSSEQFSAGGINTVRGYLEAEDTADSGVIGSLELSSPSIAKYVGSAVNEWRFHAFVDAAHLWLLSPLPEQISSFNMASVGLGSRIQLLKYASADLEMAFPLKAGTFTRAYNPRFDFYVRASF from the coding sequence ATGACGCCGAAGATGTACGGGGAAGCATCGAATCGCCGGCGCTGTCTGGCCGGGGTGGTTCTAGCGGGAAGCGTGACGCTGGCCGGTACGGCGCATGCGCAGTCGAATGCTGCACCGGCGCCGGCTGCTACGCCTGCTTCCACGGGCACGTCTGGCACGGCGTCGGGTGCGGGAAACCAGCTGGGACGCTTCGACGTGAACGAATACATCGTGCGCGGCAACTCGACGTTGCCGAGCCTCGACATCGAAAAGGCGGTTTACCCGTTCGAAGGGCCGGACCGCACGCTCGACGATGTCAACGCCGCGCGTGACGCGCTGCAGAAGGTGTACCAGGACCGCGGTTATCAATCAGTGGTGGTTGAATTGCCGCGACAGCAGGTCAAGGACGGCGTGATCGTGCTGCAGGTGGTGGAAGCGAAGGTCGGCAGAGTGCGCGTGGAAGGCGCGCAATACACCTCGCCGCAAGCGATTCGCGATGCCGTCCCGGCGCTGGCGGAAGGCAAGGTGCCCGACTTCACCGACGCCCAGCAGCAGCTCACCGACCTGAACAAATCGCCCGACCACCAGGTGGTCCCCGTGCTGAAGCCGGGCAGCTTGCCGCAAACGGTGGACGTGGATCTGAAGGTGGACGACCAGAATCCGGCGCACGGCAGCCTCGAACTCAACAACGACCAGAGCCCGGATACCTCGGTGCTGCGCACGGTCGCGTCCCTCAGCTACTCGAACCTCTGGCAGCTCGGGCATGTGGTGTCGGGCAGCTTCCTGCTGGCGCCGCAGCATCCGCGCGATGCCGAGGTGTATTCGTTCTCCTACCTGGCGCCGTTGCAGGGCACTCACTGGAGTTTCCTCGGGACGGTGTTCCACTCCAACAGCGACGTGGCGTCTCTGGGCGGTACGAACGTGCTGGGCAAGGGCACCTCGTTCGGGTTCACGGCAATGTACGCGTTGCCCTCCACCGATACCTACACGCAGTCGGTGAGCGTCGAACTCGACCACAAGCATTTCGACGAAAACGACACGATCGCGGGCACGACCTCTACGGCGCCGTTGACCTATGTGCCAGTGACTCTCGGGTACACGGGGCAGTTGAACCGCAAGAATTCGCAGACCACATTCTCCGCGTCGATCACGACCGATATCCGTGGCGTGGGCAGCGACGCCGATGCGTTCGACAACAAGCGCTACAACGCAACGGCCGACTTCATCTACGGCAAGTTCGACGTCAACCACACCCAGGACCTGCCGGACGACGTTCAGCTCCATGGCCACGTGAGCGCGCAATTCGCGAACTCGCCGCTGGTGTCGAGCGAACAGTTTTCGGCGGGCGGCATCAATACCGTGCGCGGCTATCTGGAAGCCGAGGACACCGCCGACAGCGGCGTGATCGGCTCGCTCGAACTGAGCAGTCCGTCGATCGCGAAGTACGTGGGCAGCGCCGTCAACGAATGGCGTTTTCACGCCTTCGTCGACGCGGCGCATCTGTGGCTGCTGAGTCCGCTGCCCGAGCAGATCTCAAGTTTCAACATGGCCAGCGTTGGACTCGGCTCGCGCATCCAGTTGCTGAAGTACGCAAGCGCGGACCTTGAAATGGCGTTCCCGCTCAAGGCCGGAACGTTCACGAGGGCCTATAACCCGCGCTTCGACTTCTACGTGCGCGCGAGTTTCTAA
- a CDS encoding type II toxin-antitoxin system prevent-host-death family antitoxin, protein MATREFSKNPSKALREADAQPVLVTKYGHPIACVLSIESWNDLLAKVHNCDLLEQMSR, encoded by the coding sequence ATGGCCACGCGCGAATTCAGCAAGAATCCGTCGAAGGCTTTGCGGGAGGCCGACGCGCAGCCGGTACTGGTGACGAAGTACGGTCACCCGATTGCCTGCGTGCTGTCCATCGAGTCGTGGAACGATCTGCTGGCCAAGGTTCACAACTGCGACCTGCTGGAGCAGATGAGCCGCTAA
- a CDS encoding DUF2341 domain-containing protein encodes MKRALFLLLTVLVGFLPGVANAWWQNDWSYRKAITIDTSPKGGNIAESAGRVPLLIRLHSGNFQFDGLEDNGADIRFVAADDKTPLNYQIQQYDPVLGVALIWVDVAQFPAGATQNIWMYYGNKKAPDGSKPAETFDPDYTLVYHFNDAAGTPPKDSTAYGNHAQNAPLRIAEDGIVGKAAQFNGSMPLKLAASPSLAVPEGGSFSFSAWVKPNALAPQSLLYSRRDGAHALLIGLDNGVPFAEVDNAGAPQRSAAGAALPVNQWTQIAVSADGKNVTLYVGGKQYAQVPAALPALNTPAAVGGDVDNAPAGFSGFSGEIDELRLSKVARSPTLFAVDVMSQGAESKLVNYGADEKQSGFGFGYFGVIVKSVTVDAWVVIGILLLMAFVSWFVMWNKASYVGTVDKANGFFVRRFREVAGKHLVGLAHIDEKSDDGRRLRESSLYRLYRAGVAEIHSRVDGSGRTLITAESIEAIRATMDATLVRENQRLSKSMVLLTIAISGGPFLGLLGTVVGVMITFAAIAAAGDVNVNAIAPGIAAALLATVTGLFVAIPALFGYNYLLIRNKNVTANMQVFVDEFVTRLAEAHSSPDHSLAGN; translated from the coding sequence GTGAAGCGAGCTTTATTCCTGTTATTGACGGTCCTGGTGGGTTTTCTGCCGGGCGTGGCCAATGCCTGGTGGCAGAACGACTGGTCCTATCGCAAGGCGATCACCATCGATACCAGCCCGAAAGGCGGCAATATCGCGGAATCCGCTGGACGTGTGCCGCTGTTGATTCGCCTGCACTCGGGCAACTTCCAGTTCGACGGACTCGAGGATAACGGCGCGGACATCCGCTTCGTTGCAGCGGACGACAAGACCCCGTTGAACTACCAGATCCAGCAATACGATCCGGTTCTCGGCGTGGCGCTGATCTGGGTGGACGTGGCGCAGTTTCCGGCGGGCGCCACGCAGAACATCTGGATGTACTACGGCAACAAGAAAGCGCCCGACGGCAGCAAGCCCGCCGAGACCTTCGACCCGGACTACACGCTCGTCTATCACTTCAACGACGCGGCCGGCACGCCGCCGAAGGACAGCACCGCGTACGGCAATCACGCGCAGAACGCGCCGCTGCGTATCGCCGAGGACGGTATCGTCGGCAAGGCTGCGCAGTTCAACGGATCGATGCCGCTCAAGCTCGCGGCGAGCCCGTCGCTGGCAGTACCCGAAGGCGGCAGCTTCAGCTTCAGCGCGTGGGTCAAGCCCAACGCGCTCGCACCGCAAAGCTTGCTGTATAGCCGCCGTGACGGCGCCCATGCCCTGCTGATCGGTCTGGACAACGGCGTGCCGTTCGCCGAGGTGGACAACGCAGGTGCGCCGCAGCGGAGCGCAGCCGGCGCCGCGCTCCCCGTCAATCAATGGACGCAGATTGCGGTGAGCGCCGACGGCAAGAATGTGACGCTGTACGTAGGCGGCAAGCAGTACGCCCAGGTGCCGGCCGCGCTGCCTGCGCTGAACACGCCGGCGGCGGTCGGCGGCGATGTCGATAATGCACCGGCCGGCTTTAGCGGCTTTAGCGGCGAGATCGACGAACTGCGTCTCTCGAAGGTTGCCCGCTCGCCGACGCTGTTCGCCGTGGACGTCATGAGCCAGGGCGCCGAATCGAAACTGGTCAACTACGGCGCCGACGAAAAGCAGTCGGGCTTCGGTTTCGGCTACTTCGGCGTGATCGTCAAGTCGGTCACGGTCGATGCCTGGGTGGTGATCGGCATTCTGCTGCTGATGGCGTTCGTCTCGTGGTTCGTGATGTGGAACAAGGCCAGCTACGTGGGCACCGTGGACAAGGCCAATGGTTTCTTCGTGCGGCGCTTCCGTGAAGTGGCGGGCAAGCACCTGGTGGGTCTCGCGCACATCGACGAGAAATCGGACGACGGCCGGCGCCTGCGCGAGTCGTCGCTCTACCGGCTCTACCGCGCCGGGGTGGCGGAAATCCATAGCCGTGTGGACGGCAGCGGCCGCACGCTGATCACGGCGGAATCGATCGAAGCGATCCGCGCCACCATGGACGCCACACTCGTGCGTGAAAACCAGCGGCTTTCGAAGTCGATGGTTCTGCTCACCATTGCCATCTCCGGCGGTCCGTTCCTCGGCCTGCTCGGCACGGTGGTCGGCGTGATGATTACCTTCGCCGCGATTGCCGCGGCCGGCGACGTGAACGTCAACGCGATCGCGCCGGGTATCGCCGCGGCGCTGCTCGCCACCGTGACAGGTCTGTTCGTCGCGATCCCGGCGCTGTTTGGCTACAACTACCTGCTGATTCGCAACAAGAATGTGACGGCCAACATGCAGGTCTTCGTCGACGAATTCGTGACGCGTCTTGCCGAAGCGCACAGCAGCCCCGACCACTCGCTGGCGGGGAACTGA
- a CDS encoding energy transducer TonB family protein, translating into MEMTYDNGRGDDPEGGGRRWLKPAIAVLVLLGVAALVWHFASDTAGVKRAEAPRVTTVIPLPPPPPPPPPKQTPPPEKTQETVKTPVDKPTVAPKPAEAPKPSDNQPKQMTMNAPAQAGTDNFNIGAGDGTGMAGSGSGTGSFGNASYAQYLGYTLQRAIEQDKHVQEAGGARFTGSLNLWMDPSGRITKVTIVQSTGDARIDDAVIAAVESLGRVDEAPPPQTVYPKLVKLQGRKPG; encoded by the coding sequence ATGGAAATGACCTACGACAACGGGCGCGGCGACGATCCGGAAGGCGGCGGGCGGCGCTGGTTGAAGCCTGCGATTGCCGTACTCGTGCTGCTCGGTGTCGCGGCTCTCGTCTGGCATTTCGCGAGCGACACCGCTGGCGTCAAGCGTGCCGAAGCGCCGCGAGTGACTACGGTCATTCCGTTGCCGCCACCACCACCGCCGCCGCCGCCGAAGCAGACGCCGCCGCCTGAGAAAACCCAGGAGACCGTCAAGACGCCGGTGGACAAGCCGACGGTTGCGCCGAAGCCGGCCGAGGCGCCCAAGCCTTCGGACAACCAGCCGAAGCAGATGACGATGAACGCCCCGGCCCAGGCGGGTACGGACAATTTCAACATCGGTGCGGGCGACGGCACCGGCATGGCAGGCAGCGGCTCGGGTACGGGCAGCTTCGGCAACGCGAGTTACGCGCAGTACCTGGGCTACACGCTGCAGCGGGCCATCGAGCAGGACAAGCATGTCCAGGAGGCGGGCGGCGCGCGCTTCACAGGCAGCCTCAATCTGTGGATGGACCCGTCGGGCCGCATTACCAAAGTGACGATCGTGCAGTCGACGGGCGACGCCCGCATCGACGATGCGGTCATCGCGGCGGTCGAGAGCCTGGGACGCGTGGATGAAGCACCGCCGCCGCAAACGGTGTACCCGAAGCTCGTCAAGTTGCAGGGCCGCAAGCCTGGGTAA
- the gspK gene encoding type II secretion system minor pseudopilin GspK, which yields MCNTSRKPVSRQFSAARPRTPQRGIAIVTVLLVVALAATLAASVVWRELVAVRDVENQRLNVQTMWVERAAVEWARATLRAQSSTSNVVYVGQAWSAPVQDVQLADFLPRDTVALNGELAHAYISGEVEDAQAKFNLTDLVSRAGPNAPWQIDSAGIEAYRRLLGALALNPTLAEATASYMLRSLGNGNGAGDGWPMQLVSPQDLARVPGYDAATVKALTGYVTVLPEYTNVNANTASEPALQAAIPTLSASQAHMLVERRQTAYFVSASDIALLLSAVLTNGALPSGTLVSTNSGYFLVHCRIHSAKVNLRMDTLIARYGIGDFSWTAVVWAHRVAG from the coding sequence ATGTGCAACACGAGCCGTAAGCCGGTCTCGCGACAGTTCAGCGCTGCGCGGCCGAGGACGCCGCAACGCGGTATCGCTATCGTCACGGTGCTGCTGGTGGTGGCGCTGGCCGCCACGCTGGCGGCCAGCGTGGTGTGGCGCGAACTGGTGGCGGTGCGCGATGTGGAGAACCAGCGCCTGAATGTTCAAACCATGTGGGTGGAACGCGCGGCCGTCGAATGGGCGCGTGCGACGCTGCGCGCGCAAAGCTCGACGTCCAACGTGGTCTATGTGGGCCAGGCGTGGTCGGCGCCGGTGCAGGACGTGCAGCTCGCGGATTTTTTGCCGCGCGACACCGTCGCACTCAATGGCGAACTGGCACACGCCTACATCTCAGGAGAGGTCGAAGACGCGCAGGCGAAATTCAACCTGACGGATCTGGTCTCGCGCGCGGGACCCAACGCGCCCTGGCAGATAGATAGCGCAGGGATCGAAGCCTACCGGCGCCTGCTTGGCGCGCTTGCGCTCAATCCGACGCTTGCGGAGGCGACCGCGAGCTACATGTTGCGCTCGCTCGGCAACGGCAATGGCGCCGGCGACGGCTGGCCCATGCAACTGGTCTCGCCTCAGGATCTCGCGCGCGTGCCGGGCTACGATGCCGCGACAGTGAAAGCGCTGACGGGTTATGTCACGGTGCTTCCCGAATACACCAACGTCAACGCCAATACCGCCAGCGAGCCGGCGCTGCAAGCGGCCATTCCGACGCTTTCGGCAAGCCAGGCCCATATGCTGGTGGAACGACGCCAGACGGCATACTTCGTGAGCGCGAGCGATATTGCGCTCCTGCTGTCCGCGGTACTGACCAATGGCGCGCTACCGAGCGGCACCCTCGTCAGCACCAATAGCGGCTACTTCCTCGTGCACTGCCGGATCCATTCCGCCAAGGTCAATCTGCGCATGGATACGCTCATCGCGCGCTATGGCATTGGCGATTTCAGTTGGACTGCCGTGGTGTGGGCACATCGTGTTGCCGGCTGA